From Electrophorus electricus isolate fEleEle1 chromosome 8, fEleEle1.pri, whole genome shotgun sequence, the proteins below share one genomic window:
- the prep gene encoding prolyl endopeptidase: MPFRYPNAYRDEAVVDDYHGQKIPDPYSWLEDPDSEKTQAFVIAQNQLTLPFLDECPVRETFKERMTELYDYPKYSCPFKRGNRYFHFYNTGLQDQSVLYVQADLEAEPTVFLDPNTFSDDGTVALRGYTFSEDGEYLAYGTSASGSDWVEIHFLRVEGAEPLEDRLERVKFTCMSWTHDGKGLFYNAYPDQEGKSDGTETSTNLNQKLYYHVLGSPQSQDVLCAEFPDQPKWMSGAEVSDDGRYVLLSIREGCDPVNRLWYCDLDTVPDGITGLLPWVKLIDNFDAEYEYVTNEGTVFTFKTNLDAPRYRLINVDFAQPAQNLWRELLPQHRKDVIVFAACTHSTCLFVCYLHDVKNVLKMYALGSGEELKTFPLEVGSLVGFTGRKKDSEIFYHFTSFLSPAIIYHCDLTKSALQPSVFREVTVKGFNPADYQTTQVFYTSVDGTQVPMFIVHKRDIDLDGSHPAFLYGYGGFNISITPSYSVSRLIFVRHLGGVLAVANIRGGGEYGETWHKAGMLSNKQNCFTDFQCAAEYLIKEGYTSPKKLTINGGSNGGLLVGACVNQRPDLFGCAVAQVGVMDMLKFHKFTIGHAWTTDFGCAEVKEQFDWLIKYSPLHNIHIPEGDGVQYPAVLLLTGDHDDRVVPLHSLKYIATLQHVIGRWPGQKNPLFIHVDTKSGHGAGKPTSKVIQEVADMYAFIARCLDLCWLN, encoded by the exons ATGCCTTTCCGGTATCCGAACGCGTACCGCGACGAAGCCGTA gtggACGACTATCACGGCCAAAAGATTCCCGATCCGTACAGCTGGCTGGAGGATCCGGACAGCGAAAAGACGCAG gcGTTCGTGATTGCCCAGAACCAGCTCACGTTACCCTTCCTGGACGAGTGTCCGGTCCGAGAGACCTTTAAAGAGCGCATGACTGAGCTCTACGACTACCCCAAATACAGCTGCCCCTTCAAGCGGGGCAACAG GTATTTTCACTTCTACAACACAGGCTTGCAGGACCAGAGCGTCCTCTACGTGCAGGCAGACCTGGAGGCGGAGCCGACCGTGTTCCTCGACCCGAACACGTTCTCAGACGATGGGACCGTGGCTTTACGAG gttaTACGTTCTCGGAGGATGGCGAGTACCTGGCGTATGGCACCAGTGCCAGCGGCTCTGATTGGGTGGAGATCCATTTCCTGCGGGTGGAGGGGGCAGAGCCACTGGAGGACCGACTGGAGAGAGTGAAGTTCACATGTATGTCCTGGACTCACGATGGGAAAGGCCTGTTCTACAACGCATACCCCGACCAGGAGGGCAAGAGTGAtg gcactGAGACGTCCACTAATCTGAACCAGAAGCTGTACTACCATGTGCTTGGTTCTCCACAGTCTCAGGATGTCCTGTGTGCAGAGTTCCCTGACCAGCCCAAATGGATGAGTGGAGCtgag GTGTCTGATGATGGCCGTTATGTGTTGCTGTCTATCAGAGAGGGTTGTGATCCAGTCAACAGACTGTGGTACTGTGACCTCGACACTGTTCCTGATGGCATCACAG GCCTGTTGCCGTGGGTGAAGCTGATCGACAACTTCGACGCGGAGTACGAGTACGTGACCAACGAGGGCACGGTCTTCACCTTTAAGACCAACCTGGACGCGCCGCGCTACCGCCTCATCAACGTGGACTTCGCCCAACCAGCACAGAACCTGTGGAGGGAGCTTCTCCCCCAGCACCGCAAGGACGTCATCG TGTTTGCCGCATGCACCCACTCCACCTGTCTGTTCGTCTGCTACCTCCACGACGTGAAGAACGTTCTGAAGATGTACGCGCTGGGCTCGGGCGAGGAGCTGAAAACCTTCCCGCTGGAGGTGGGCTCACTGGTGGGCTTCACCGGACGCAAGAAGGACTCTGAGATCTTCTACCACTTCACTTCCTTCCTCTCGCCTG CCATCATCTACCACTGTGATCTGACCAAATCAGCTCTGCAGCCGAGCGTCTTCAGGGAGGTCACGGTGAAGGGCTTCAACCCTGCAGACTACCAGACCACGCAG GTCTTCTACACCAGTGTGGACGGTACCCAGGTGCCCATGTTTATCGTACATAAGAGAGACATTGACCTGGACGGCTCACACCCCGCCTTCCTTTACGGATACGGAGGATTCAACATCTCCATTACACCCAGttacag TGTGTCCAGGCTCATCTTTGTGCGGCATCTGGGTGGAGTGTTAGCTGTAGCCAACATCAGAGGCGGAGGAGAGTATGGAGAAACATGGCAcaaag CGGGGATGTTGTCGAACAAGCAGAACTGCTTCACGGATTTCCAGTGCGCCGCAGAGTATCTGATAAAGGAGGGCTACACCTCCCCGAAGAAACTCACCATCAATGGGGGCTCCAACGGGGGTCTCCTCGTGg GGGCGTGTGTGAACCAGCGGCCGGACCTCTTCGGCTGCGCCGTGGCTCAGGTGGGGGTCATGGACATGCTGAAGTTCCACAAGTTCACCATCGGCCACGCCTGGACCACAGACTTTGGCTGCGCCGAGGTCAAGGAGCAGTTCGACTGGCTCATCAA gtacTCTCCCCTTCACAACATCCACATCCCCGAGGGAGACGGCGTCCAGTACCCGGCCGTGCTGCTGCTGACGGGTGACCACGATGACCGCGTGGTGCCTCTCCACTCCCTCAAGTACATCGCCACCCTACAGCACGTGATTGGCCGCTGGCCCGGGCAGAAGAACCCACTGTTCATCCACGTGGACACCAAGTCTGGCCACGGTGCTGGGAAACCCACCAGCAAGGTCATCCAGGAGGTCGCGGACATGTACGCCTTCATCGCCCGCTGCCTGGACCTCTGCTGGCTcaactaa
- the prdm1c gene encoding PR domain zinc finger protein 1 produces the protein MMLTRTKTKKKGHTVLEILQRDCSTVLSHRPAGFLDRLSCPQDIGRESAPVLHDTYRPSSPLTSLADLASSPGLSVGGHLWPYYAGVLRPHPHVHVSQTARPAPSYQPTGFDGIFPPKVLAHAGPIETKNIKDAGVTKPVDWRTPRFPTPLSDTPEVRQAAVVNAGGPCPGPSAVAPSPREATAAPPGGAQAEEAPDVRTTGAPRVTGGRKLPCPLHREKGKLRYECRVCQKNFSQLSNLKVHLRVHTGERPYRCGTCRKNFTQFAHLQKHFLVHTGEKPHECPVCMRCFSSTSNLKTHLRRHVGEGDIHIHL, from the exons ATGATGCTGACGAGGACGAAGACAAAGAAGAAAGGGCACACGGTGTTGGAGATACTGCAGAGGGACTGTTCTACTGTCCTGAGCCATCGCCCTGCGGGATTCCTGGACAGGCTTTCCTGTCCTCAGGACATTGGGAGGGAGAGCGCCCCTGTGCTCCACGACACCTACAGGCCCTCTTCACCTCTGACCTCCCTCGCTGACCTCGCTTCGTCTCCCGGCCTGTCCGTCGGAGGACACCTGTGGCCATACTACGCAGGGGTCCTACGGCCACACCCGCACGTGCACGTCTCGCAAACCGCGCGTCCCGCGCCGTCCTACCAGCCAACGGGATTCGACGGGATATTTCCTCCCAAGGTCCTGGCTCACGCCGGACCAATTGAGACCAAAAATATTAAAGACGCAGGAGTTACCAAACCAGTGGACTGGAGGACACCACGCTTTCCCACGCCCCTGTCCGACACGCCCGAGGTTCGTCAGGCAGCCGTCGTCAACGCAGGGGGTCCGTGTCCCGGTCCTTCTGCCGTAGCTCCATCCCCCAGGGAGGCCACAGCTGCACCTCCTGGAGGAGCCCAGGCAGAGGAGGCCCCAGATGTGAGGACCACGGGGGCACCGAGGGTCACGGGGGGCAGGAAGCTGCCCTGCCCCTTACACAGGGAGAAGGGAAAGCTCCGCTACGAGTGCAGAGTCTGCCAAAAGAACTTCAGTCAGCTCTCCAACCTGAAG gtaCATTTAAGGGTGCACACCGGGGAGAGACCGTACAGGTGTGGGACCTGCAGGAAGAACTTCACCCAGTTCGCTCACCTGCAGAAGCACTTCCTGGTTCATACTGGGGAGAAACCACATGAGTGTCCG